One Halobaculum roseum DNA segment encodes these proteins:
- a CDS encoding ABC transporter permease has protein sequence MTDAGDDADGDADSDAGAAPGDAADDGADTAVRDGAAPGESGGSRSPRDRAFDALDRLVAASATERLLISGSALLLSVAIGFVLILVAGRMTSCESAAYSLLGVGFCYDPFLVYDSLFLGAFGDFLANPLNGQFATTVSETTVLVFTGIAVAVAFKAGVFNIGGQGQLVFGALASALAVYALSGAVSGVVGTLVLVPVGLAVGAFVGGIWGAIPGALKAYADANEVITTIMLNFVATSFALYLASGPFKDPESFANQTRTLPEFALFPQALFPGRTDASLLALALAIVVAVGIAYLLRGTSFGYDVRTSGIQPEAAEYGGVDAARTVVASMALSGALAGIGGAVYVLTIAGNFQTGIPDYGFDGITVSILAGNSPVGAIAAALLFGVLKSGSIVVDVGTDVPPELVGVLRGLIVLFVAMPEFFRMIGQRVDVRDRFGGSRDAVATDGGEEA, from the coding sequence ATGACTGACGCGGGCGACGACGCCGACGGCGACGCTGACAGCGACGCGGGCGCCGCCCCCGGCGATGCGGCAGACGATGGCGCCGATACCGCCGTCCGCGACGGCGCCGCTCCCGGCGAGTCGGGCGGCTCCCGCTCCCCCCGCGACCGCGCGTTCGACGCGCTCGACCGGCTCGTCGCCGCGAGCGCGACCGAGCGGCTGCTCATCTCGGGGTCGGCGCTGCTGCTGTCGGTGGCGATCGGGTTCGTGCTCATCCTCGTGGCGGGGCGGATGACCTCCTGTGAGTCGGCTGCGTACTCCCTGCTGGGCGTGGGCTTCTGTTACGACCCGTTCCTCGTGTACGACAGCCTGTTCCTCGGCGCGTTCGGGGACTTCCTCGCGAACCCGCTCAACGGCCAGTTCGCCACGACGGTGTCCGAGACCACGGTCCTCGTGTTCACGGGCATCGCGGTCGCGGTGGCGTTCAAGGCCGGCGTGTTCAACATCGGCGGGCAGGGCCAGCTCGTCTTCGGCGCGCTCGCCAGCGCGCTCGCCGTGTACGCCCTCTCGGGAGCCGTCTCGGGGGTCGTGGGCACGCTCGTGCTCGTCCCCGTCGGGCTCGCGGTCGGCGCGTTCGTCGGAGGGATCTGGGGCGCCATTCCGGGCGCGCTGAAGGCGTACGCCGACGCCAACGAGGTGATCACGACGATCATGCTCAACTTCGTGGCCACGTCGTTCGCGCTGTATCTGGCCTCGGGGCCGTTCAAGGACCCCGAGAGCTTCGCGAACCAGACGCGGACGCTCCCGGAGTTCGCACTGTTCCCGCAGGCGCTGTTCCCCGGGCGCACCGACGCGTCGCTGCTGGCGCTGGCGCTGGCGATCGTCGTCGCCGTCGGGATCGCGTACCTGCTTCGGGGCACGTCGTTCGGCTACGACGTGCGCACGAGCGGCATCCAGCCGGAGGCCGCCGAGTACGGCGGCGTCGACGCGGCTCGGACCGTCGTCGCCTCGATGGCGCTGTCGGGCGCGCTCGCGGGCATCGGCGGCGCGGTGTACGTCCTGACGATCGCGGGCAACTTCCAGACGGGGATCCCGGATTACGGCTTCGACGGCATCACCGTCTCCATCCTCGCGGGCAACAGCCCGGTCGGCGCGATCGCGGCGGCGCTGCTGTTCGGCGTCCTCAAGTCCGGCTCCATCGTCGTCGACGTGGGGACGGACGTGCCGCCCGAGCTCGTGGGCGTCCTCCGCGGGCTCATCGTCCTGTTCGTGGCGATGCCGGAGTTCTTCCGGATGATCGGCCAGCGCGTCGACGTGCGCGACCGGTTCGGGGGGAGCCGCGACGCCGTCGCGACCGACGGGGGTGAGGAGGCGTGA